One window of the Burkholderiales bacterium genome contains the following:
- a CDS encoding RidA family protein, with amino-acid sequence MDAIEQKLAALGLQLPEPVKPAFEYVPVAIHGEWAYVSGQLPRLNAHTVVTGKLGVDLDVERGREAARLCTLHALANLRSTLGTLERIAAVVKLTGFVASAPGFTQQPQVVDGASRLLADVFGERGRHARSAVGVAELPRGAAVEIEMIVALRG; translated from the coding sequence ATGGACGCCATTGAGCAAAAACTCGCGGCGCTCGGCCTGCAGCTGCCCGAGCCGGTCAAACCAGCGTTCGAGTACGTCCCGGTGGCGATCCATGGCGAGTGGGCGTACGTCAGCGGTCAGCTCCCGCGTCTGAATGCCCACACGGTAGTGACTGGAAAGCTCGGCGTTGATCTGGACGTTGAGCGTGGCCGGGAAGCAGCCAGGCTGTGCACCCTGCACGCGCTGGCCAATCTGCGCTCCACGCTCGGCACACTGGAACGGATTGCAGCGGTTGTGAAACTGACCGGGTTCGTCGCCTCGGCACCGGGGTTCACCCAGCAGCCGCAGGTTGTGGATGGGGCGTCGCGGCTGCTCGCCGATGTCTTCGGTGAGCGCGGCCGGCACGCGCGCAGCGCCGTGGGTGTTGCCGAGCTGCCGCGCGGCGCGGCCGTGGAGATCGAGATGATCGTCGCGCTGCGTGGATAA